The genome window CGACCGTAAACAGTTCAAGCGTAGAACGAAAGGCTTCATGTGCGCACCGAGACTTGGGCTTGAATCCAGAAACTCGAGATCTTACGCTTATatcaagccactagaccaacaagacataaagatatatatgttttatgtagaTACTTATTCAACACAACTATATTAACTGAAGTTACCGCCGGTTCGTttcgtagattctaccgaaaccggcaataaactcaatagttcttattcaatatattaaaatactattaagtaattagtttttccataatattaaacgaaatataCTCACTTCGATCGGGCAAACTAGTGCGGAGCCGCCGTCGCCTTGACAAGTATCGATACCTTTAACACCCCCAGCACAAGTTAGGGACGAGTGGATTCTGAAATGCGCCCCAAGTCTAGCCTGCTGGAGTTTCTCCGTGCAATCTTCTGAACCGACAAGTGGTACTTGAATCTATAAAAGGAATACCATAAACGTAAGTCTAGAATATTTATTCGCATATGTATAGTTAGAAGATATCATGTCAGGATATATCATGTATGGCTTCCTAGTGGCTTCCCATATTATTTGTTTCTAGGATGTTGAACCTAACGGGtcagtggctagaacgcatacatcttaaccgatgatcgggttcaaacccaggaaaaTACTACGGAATTaacacgtgcttaatttgtgtttataattcatctcgtgctcggtgaaggaaaacatcgcgaggaaacctgcatgtgtttaatttcaacgaaattctctcCAAGCTCCAAATCCTCTCAATGGAAGAGGAGTCCTTGACCCAGCAATCGGTTACAATATGTGATTTTACTACCACATAAATAagaattgagcacatgaaaattcagtgcttgcACGCGTTTAAACTTTggaaatttgatgaaaattataCTTTTCTGGTCACGACTGGGGGTAACTAAAATGGCAgagtacccagacgggcttgcacaaagccctaccaagttaCCCTGCCCAAGGTGGTAATCGTGTATTGTAAATATAGGTAtcaggtaatatttcttacagtggctATGATGACTGCGGTAGCGACTTTTTAACGGTAGACACTGTACTGTGTAATTCTTATTCAGATATATATATCTGACTAAGAGTTTCATATAACCAATAGGCATGATATAATAATTCTGCCATcttgataataaatttttattgcattaaatttaaaactggcTCAGACACTTCAAATCGGACTCGTCCGAATCCGGTGAAGTTTATCTAAGTCAACAATGATAAAGATTTGTTGAAACAACGTGATATCTgttctgttttaaaaaaatgtacgagataatttattaaactaaacttcTATTCATGTAACACATCCATACAAAATATGTACAACtaagttatatcccttgtgcctgtagttacactggctcacacaccctttaaaccggaacacaacacactgagtactgctgtttggcggtagaatatctaatgagtgggtggtaccaccaAGACATTACTCCGCGAAGTTTAAAAACTTTAGAAATCCCGTTCACACTATACGTTGTTTGCTTCAAATGTTTTCACTTTTAACGTAACATCTCCTGGTCCAAGCCTGCCTTTGTTTTGTGTGTCTACACGAAAACATTGTATCCGGTATTGTGTGTGGGCGTGTGTGGTATGCGAcagcaaaaattttatatattcaccTTCTTCAAGATGGTCGCATATACGTCCTCTTTGTTGAAATCCGGACCCCAGCCCATACTGAAACAATCCGTCCCAGGGTCTGGGACACTCGTTCCGAGGCAAACTGGTTTTATGTGAGGTGCAGCCGCAAGATCAAATGGACTCTCCATGGTGAGCATTGCGATATCGAAGTATAATGAGGCTGCCGAAgagaaagaacaaataaaaaagtcactAAAGACACTAAAGACTTCAAAAATGGTCGTTGATTTTTTTGTTCGGAACTTTTTGATTGATAAATCAActtggtaaaaatatttcttggtaCTTATACTAATAAGCACAGACGCGATTCCTGAACATGACTAGCAATTAAAGATCTAGAAAGATCTGGTTTTATTTGCAGTATTCTGAATAAATTGGGTGTTATTATACGTTCTTGGTTGATCTCATGGATCCCTCTTTTCCTGCTGATTGCTTTTTTTGATTTGAGTTGATTCACttttaaatcgaaatttaacaaactatttaaagtaaagctaccaccggttcggactGTAcattctaccgataagaaccgacaagaacCTCGGTAGTCACTCTTTTTCAACagctaaaaatacagtcatgttagttaaatacaatcaaaatatactttgttcaagtagggttttacaagcactttttaatcgtcatttaacaaactgtttaaagtaaagctaccaccggttcggaatgtagattctatcgagaagaaccggcaagaaactcagtagttactctttttcaatatctagaaatacagtcatgttagttaaatataattatatatgtatgttatgtctcctgcctggaagtcgacaagcattaactccacgcttttttatcatctatatactcttgtatcgaataatacgcCTTCAttaccaatgtatattttacatttgactTGAATCtttgaaacggcaaagttaaaaatgtctgcggaattttattatagaaacggataccttgccccaagaatgatttattgactttgcggagtcggaaacttggttAATTGCTTTGGATATGTTTTTACAGATACTGTGTTAAAgtagtaaaaacaaaacattgatggattttttttatgttattggtaggcggacgagcgaataggtcacctgatggtaagtggtcactaccgcccatagacaatggcgttgtaagaaatattaaccattccatacatcaccaatgcgccactaacctcgggaactaagatgttatgtccctggttcctgcagttacactggctcacttaaccttcaaaccgaaacacaacaatactgggtactgctgtttggcggtagaataagttCTCgtcatattactcaatacaagattatataaatgataaaaagcgtggacttggagtatttatacatttccaggcaggatatatttaaatttgattttagtttATTGCCATACTTTGTATatgaaatggtggaaaagagcaactactgagtctctcgccggttcttctcggtataatctttacattttaattcaacactgtcaCATGACGATTACAAGTGCTTTAATgaactttgattttaaaaatatggagGGGATAGacttacttttaaaaaagtGGGGATGTATTAAGATATTCTTGACATTTCGTTCTTGATATTGATATCTCTCTGAGATTATCTGTGTGTCCCATTCTCCAGCGCggatttttatctaaataaaagagATTTAATGTACAAGTAAGAACTTGGTCACCCTTTAGAATGGTAAACATGCGGTGCACTTAGggcaatagcgcaatggttcaAAGGCCGAGATATCCCAGTGAAGATATCCCGCCGAGCAGCAGAGCAGATGTTCAACTCATTCAGTATATCAGAACGACGTCTCTGAATAATATACGCCTCAGTACGTTGGGACAAGGGATGCGGCGTTGAGCTGTCAATTTCATCTTGACTGTGTCGAATGAgaaatgagagccgagatggcccagtggttagaacgcgtgcatcttaaccgatgatttcgggttcaaacccaggcaggcaccactgaattttcatgtgcttaatttgtctttataattcatctcgtgctcggcggtgaaggaaaacatcgtgatgaaacctgcatgtgtctaatttcaacgaaattctgccacatgtgtattccaccaacccgcattggagcagcgtggtggaatatgctccaaaccttctcctcaaagggagaggaggcctttagtccagcaatgggaaaatttacagactgctaatgctaatgctaataatgtgTCGAATCTTACTGTGTGTTGTGTGTGTCAGATACATACCTTTTTAGCATTCATTTTATCGACCTTGTGCGCTACTGTCAGTACCACCGACGGATGTATCATGGTACCACCACCGAGGTAGTCGTTCGGTGACCATGCTATGGTTTTCCTTCtcctgataatatattttaatactaactcaaattattatatacatatattcacaataatatagatgTTTGCGAGAGGAACGGTGACAATCATTGCTTGGACACGAAGAtaaatgttattagtttaatagcACTCGACTCCCGACGAGTTCCCGACTTTTATGAGCGTACTTGAATAGagagtattttgtttttgatatgtGTGTGTTTAAATTTGCGCGCACTTGCAGGATttcttaccaccaagtagaagAATTATGAAAACAACTTACTTTATAAGAGCGACAGCCCACGGAAATTCGCCGTAGTTCGCATAAATGGCCGCATCGTTCTTCGGGAATACGAACAGACTCGGCTCGTCCCAGCCACACCGAATGGACAAATCCTCTGTAATTAGAACggtttattaattatcataatttataatctagGCTGGCAGTACTGGGCTAAAATCTCCAGTTAAGGAGATATTTTCGATCCTCTACGCCACAATCACGACACCAgcaggtttaaaaaaaaactgtgccACTGTGACAGCGACTTTTCTTGTCCTTTCAAATATGGACATTGGAGCCgtatgatatataaattgatgatatggggttcaaacccaggcaagcaccattgaattttcacgtgcttaattagtgtttataattcatctcgtgctcggaggtgaaggaaaacatcgtgaggaaacctgcatgtgtctaacttcaacgaaattctgccacatgtgtattccaccaacgcgcattggagcagcgtggtgcaatatgctccaaaccttctccacaaagggagaggaggccttagcccagcagtgggaaatttaccggctgctaataatgtaatgatatataaacCAACTCTTACGTCACCAATGTACCACTAACATCgataactaagatgtcccttttaaaattgttactcctgttactcgactgcatagagtcagtaactcttttgtggggcaatgtatacgcttctacaacaggatcccagaaagcgttcaaaaacctctattgccaaattaaaaaaacattgttaaggaacgcttttGTGCGTaaggttattattatacaattagtgagtttatgattgatagcacaccttgggaatgaaacgatctcCCGGCTGtatctttttatattgtatatttgtaaataatgaaattgacaaaaaaatacaaaaacaccCGAGTTCCTTTCGCCGGTTCGCAGTTCAGGGTAtcttcttttccgaaccggcggtagtgtttaatttgactatctatgagtaagtgtaatgcttctatatcgaataaaggaattttgttttgattcgaCTTGTAGTCTGTAATATTGACTTAATTCTTAAAATCGGAACGTTTAATATGTGCCAAGAGTTaccttaaatagtttttttatgtattgcaATGCGAATCAAATCGAATCTAGTTATTTTCACAGGATTCATatcatatttgttttgtatcagCTTGGTGTTAAATACGAGGGGCGGTTAGCTAGTATATAAGAAATACGCAATGAACAGACCGAcacgaaacgaaaaaaaaaggatatactcaaataatttgttgagacgaagtaaaaaaaaaacgaatactttttaaaaaaacatttttttaatatacatttatattcatttaacatTAGACTTCGTAATTCACTTCGATATACTTCGCGATTCTCAATTGAATCTCTCGCTCGGTAACCTTACGCACCTTCAGGTCATTGCAAGGTTGattggtagggctctgtgcaagcccggcAGTAACCCCTCTATATTCTACCACAATACAGGCTCAGTATTGgtttgtttcagtttgaagggtgagtgagccagtgttacaggCACGAGGTTAACATCTCAGTTGTcaatgttggtggtgcatttacattacatttttacattaacagcctgtaaatttcccactactgggctaaggcctcctctccctttgaggagaaggtttggagtggaatacacatgcggcagaatttcgttgaaattggacacatgcaggtttcctcacgatgttttccttcaccgccgagcacgagttgaattataaacacatgaaaattcagtggtgcttgtctgggttttaaaccgaaaccatcggttaagatgcacgcgttctaaccactgggccatctcggatggTGGTGCATTAAGGTGAGATAAATATTAGCTACGTCGCCAATACCTACAGGTGATGTTGACCACTTATCGTAAGGCCTGTTTGCCTGCCtgcttatctatatttaaaaacaaatatataaatattcattattttgaatCAGAAGCGACCTCTGCTTGATATTTTATCGCAAATGACAGTTAGTTGTTAATACTAAATTAGCATCGATAACCTTTCGCTGATGCCAATGACCTTTGAGGTCACGTGATAGGTACTGGTTTCACCAGCTTGTGAATCTCATCAGGtcgatgttatttttaatcggAAACATTTTCCTGTACTAATTGTAAAATCACTGACGTCTGTGATATCACCGATTCTTATATTATGCTTTGACATTTTCTCTCTCTGTCTATCTGTATACCTGTCTCTTAAGacgttaatttattgttttttttttatattctacagAATGTCTCATAGCGTTCACATTTTATCACTCATTAGACAATATaagccgctatgtccctgcgttttaatatcttcgaaacgattcatttaaattacatgctgtaaagggtcttatttaaggtacttaattggataaggatacCATTATTACTAATACTAAGTAAAGGATAACATATCACCATCCTGGATTTTTTAGAAGtaatttttaaggtgtacaatactgtaggacattattttgatctatctcgtagggttaagccagcgtttgcaatttacgcgcataatatttgtttatttacgatatataattaaaaagctctaaatttattatcaatgtttatctgctatattgtgcatgtattaaacatataaacca of Vanessa atalanta chromosome 28, ilVanAtal1.2, whole genome shotgun sequence contains these proteins:
- the LOC125074694 gene encoding phenoloxidase-activating factor 2-like isoform X2, yielding MYSRSSLIAVLIISYVSTNLAANDEDTSKWIQQTFNKTTEEEEEVIDLSPTGDNLNDLDCLTDSGEVGTCVVYYLCDPDTHTIISDGTTIIDMRQRQCLSYLDVCCGHKSVLSENTLVTTPTQPKLVHNDIINFNKNIQTSTAASMDDKMEDSSPLKKDLSIRCGWDEPSLFVFPKNDAAIYANYGEFPWAVALIKRRKTIAWSPNDYLGGGTMIHPSVVLTVAHKVDKMNAKKIKIRAGEWDTQIISERYQYQERNVKNILIHPHFFKTSLYFDIAMLTMESPFDLAAAPHIKPVCLGTSVPDPGTDCFSMGWGPDFNKEDVYATILKKIQVPLVGSEDCTEKLQQARLGAHFRIHSSLTCAGGVKGIDTCQGDGGSALVCPIEKGNATRYAAYGLVAYGIDCGVADRPGVYANIPAALDWINQEMTNLNFTTETYTA
- the LOC125074694 gene encoding phenoloxidase-activating factor 2-like isoform X1; its protein translation is MYSRSSLIAVLIISYVSTNLAANDEDTSKWIQQTFNKTTEEEEEVIDLSPTGDNLNDLDCLTDSGEVGTCVVYYLCDPDTHTIISDGTTIIDMRQRQCLSYLDVCCGHKSVLSENTLVTTPTQPKLVHNDIINFNKNIQTSTAASMDDKMEDSSPLKKDLSIRCGWDEPSLFVFPKNDAAIYANYGEFPWAVALIKRRKTIAWSPNDYLGGGTMIHPSVVLTVAHKVDKMNAKKIKIRAGEWDTQIISERYQYQERNVKNILIHPHFFKTSLYFDIAMLTMESPFDLAAAPHIKPVCLGTSVPDPGTDCFSMGWGPDFNKEDVYATILKKIQVPLVGSEDCTEKLQQARLGAHFRIHSSLTCAGGVKGIDTCQGDGGSALVCPIEKKGNATRYAAYGLVAYGIDCGVADRPGVYANIPAALDWINQEMTNLNFTTETYTA